Proteins encoded in a region of the Diabrotica virgifera virgifera chromosome 4, PGI_DIABVI_V3a genome:
- the LOC126883565 gene encoding uncharacterized protein LOC126883565, with amino-acid sequence MVGRMSKRDIVNIYRDQNISKSTIYRTIRECEEGIPCVNLRKSGRPRIFNHIREARLIEAAKNKIGVSQRKLVRRFHVGRTTVYRTLSSNNIIYRKRRKAPKYTEDQLERIPRCSCALRRVHFVNKLIVMDDEKYFTLSNSEMKGNDGFYTNDYKNVPDEIKFKSKKKFEDKILVWCAISEAGFISQPYIGVVRGEALNANIYIQRCLSKLLQFVCSHHANDQIVFWPDLASCHYARITRDWYETNNITFVPKVDNPPNLPQARQIEEFWAILSRKVYNNGWEAQNQEQLRRRIYTKIREIDAEVVQRMMQRVRGIIRQIENNGPLSVI; translated from the coding sequence ATGGTTGGGCGAATGTCGAAACgagatattgttaatatttatcGAGATCAAAACATAAGCAAATCGACAATTTATCGCACAATCAGAGAATGTGAAGAAGGGATACCATGTGTTAACTTGCGTAAAAGTGGCCGACCGCGGATTTTTAACCATATAAGAGAGGCAAGACTGATTGAAGCAGCTAAGAACAAAATTGGGGTCTCACAGCGAAAACTGGTCAGAAGATTTCATGTTGGAAGGACTACAGTATACAGGACCCTATCGAGTAACAATATTATCTACCGGAAAAGAAGGAAAGCTCCAAAATACACAGAGGATCAATTAGAGAGAATTCCGAGATGTTCCTGCGCGTTAAGGCGAGTGCATTTCGTCAACAAGTTGATCGTGATGGACgatgaaaaatattttactttgtCCAACTCTGAGATGAAGGGTAACGATGGGTTTTACACGAACGATTACAAAAATGTACCTgatgaaataaaattcaaaagtaaGAAAAAATTTGAGGACAAAATTTTGGTATGGTGTGCAATTTCTGAGGCTGGCTTTATCTCACAGCCCTACATTGGTGTTGTTCGAGGCGAAGCCTTAAACGCAAATATTTATATTCAAAGATGTCTCTCTAAATTGCTTCAGTTTGTGTGTTCACATCATGCAAATGATCAAATAGTCTTTTGGCCAGATCTTGCTTCATGTCATTACGCGAGGATCACAAGGGACTGGTACGAAACTAACAACATTACCTTTGTACCGAAAGTAGACAATCCCCCCAACCTACCTCAGGCTCGTCAAATTGAAGAGTTCTGGGCAATATTAAGTCGGAAAGTCTATAATAACGGATGGGAAGCACAAAATCAGGAACAGTTAAGACGCCGCATATATACAAAAATTAGAGAAATTGACGCCGAGGTCGTCCAAAGGATGATGCAACGTGTCAGGGGAATTATTAGGCAAATCGAAAATAATGGTCCCTTGTCTGTCAtttga